From the genome of Eublepharis macularius isolate TG4126 chromosome 12, MPM_Emac_v1.0, whole genome shotgun sequence, one region includes:
- the LOC129340518 gene encoding olfactory receptor 14I1-like, whose translation MDNTTTVSEFLLLEFSGIRELQVLHFFVFLVLYLAIVTGNLFVIFAVAFDCHLHTPMYFFIMNLAMQDLGQISVIIPKSMMNALMNVRHISYSGCMAQVLLLIFFLGSDFFLLTLMAYDRYVAICYPLQYEMVMNRQACFQMIVIVWCSSFLYAAMHTSGTFAAPFCSNVVNQFFCEIPQLLKVTCSNLYFLEIGVLGLSVVIASGCFAFIIVTYTHIFNAVFQIPSVQKRKKVFSTCLPHLIVLSTYIFAGCIAYLRPMSNSPSYLNLICAVIYSIVPPLVNPVIYSLRNKEIKVAVTEILFLKY comes from the exons ATGGACAACACAACCACAGTTTCTGAGTTTCTGCTCCTGGAATTCTCAGGCATCCGGGAACTGCAGGTTCTacatttctttgttttcttgGTTCTCTACTTGGCAATAGTAACAGGGAATCTTTTCGTTATATTTGCAGTAGCCTTTGACTGCCACCTGCACACTCCCATGTACTTCTTTATCATGAATCTGGCTATGCAGGACCTTGGCCAAATTTCAGTCATTATTCCAAAGTCCATGATGAATGCGCTGATGAACGTCAGACATATTTCTTATTCGGGATGTATGGCTCAAGTCCTCTTGCTTATCTTCTTTTTAGGGTCTGATTTCTTTCTTCTCACACTCATGGCCTATGATCGATATGTCGCCATTTGTTACCCGTTGCAATATGAAATGGTGATGAACAGGCAAGCTTGTTTCCAAATGATTGTTATTGTATGGTGCAGCAGTTTTCTGTATGCAGCGATGCACACCAGTGGCACCTTTGCAGCCCCTTTCTGCTCAAATGTTGTCAATCAGTTTTTCTGTGAAATCCCACAGTTACTTAAGGTTACTTGCTCCAACTTGTACTTCCTTGAAATTGGAGTCCTTGGGTTGAGTGTTGTCATTGCATCTGGCTGCTTTGCCTTTATCATTGTAACTTACACACATATATTCAATGCCGTGTTTCAGATTCCTTCTGTGCAGAAAAGGAAAAAGGTCTTCTCCACTTGCCTTCCCCATCTGATTGTTTTATCCACATATATATTTGCTGGCTGTATTGCCTACCTCAGGCCCATGTCGAACAGTCCTTCATACTTGAATTTGATATGTGCTGTGATCTATTCCATTGTTCCACCTTTGGTAAACCCAGTGATCTATAGTTTGAGAAACAAGGAGATCAAAGTTGCTGT tacagaaattttatttctgaaatattgA